In the genome of Asterias amurensis chromosome 16, ASM3211899v1, one region contains:
- the LOC139948761 gene encoding ribonuclease P protein subunit p25-like protein: MDHYEKGEIVEVHGEDDKEKTFSNLGLDLSNITTMKVKHGSKVRNLLGFAFKVIKNENTKYIIFTGSGPAISKTITCVEIVKRKMKTLHQITRIFYNRIDEYWNPKEEGLDRLKVSRDIPTISILLSKESLPSQECGYQAPGSYDHLWADGSEDKNKKKNQSRKRKQDKNSNRADVNPGQSQTTDQNKPIMRKPSGKKNRTKNKVGAAAVE; this comes from the exons A TGGATCACTATGAGAAGGGAGAAATTGTTGAGGTGCACGGCGAAGATGACAAAGAAAAAACGTTTTCCAATCTCGGTCTGGACCTGAGCAATATCACGACGATGAAAGTCAAACATGGCAGTAAAGTACGCAACCTTCTTGGTTTCGCCTTCAAAGTCATCAAG aacgaaAACACCAAATACATCATCTTCACAGGCTCAGGCCCAGCCATCAGTAAGACAATAACATGCGTTGAGATCGTCAAACGAAAGATGAAGACTCTGCATCAGATCACAAGAATATTCTACAACAG AATAGATGAGTATTGGAACCCAAAGGAAGAAGGCCTTGATAG GCTGAAAGTCAGCAGAGACATACCAACAATCTCCATACTGCTGTCCAAAGAGTCACTGCCGAGCCAAGAATGTGG GTACCAAGCTCCCGGCTCTTACGACCATCTTTGGGCAGACGGCTCCGAAGACAAGAACAAGAAAAAGAACCAAtccagaaaaagaaaacaggATAAAAACTCAAACCGTGCGGATGTGAACCCTGGACAATCACAAACGACCGATCagaataaaccaataatgagAAAACCATCGGGTAAAAAGAACAGGACAAAAAACAAAGTGGGTGCCGCAGCAGTGGAATGA